TGTACGCCAATCATCTTTTTCAGCCCATTCAGGTTGAAGTTTTTTATCAAAAATAAAATCTCCAATTACTAAATAATCCATTTCTGTACGCATCAAACATTTATAAGCATCTTCTGGTGTACAAACGATAGGTTCTCCACGTACATTAAAACTTGTATTGACTACCAAAGCATATCCTGTTTGCTCTTCAAAAGCACTAATGAGTTTCCAGTATCTTGGGTTTGTTTCCTTATGAACAGTCTGAATACGAGCCGAATAATCAATATGGGTAATAGAAGGCAAATCACTTCTGAGAAAATACAACTTTTCCATTAAAGGCAATGAATTGTAATTATCTGGAAATTTATTTTGACGAGATTCTTTGACAGGCTGCACCAAAAGCATATATGGAGAAGGTGTTGTTTGCTCAAAATACTCTTCTACTTTTTCAGCCAAAACTGAAGGTGCAAAAGGTCTAAATCCCTCTCTATATTTAATTTTCAAGTTTAATTTTTTCTGCATTTCTGGGTTACGTGCATCTCCTAAGATACTTCTACCTCCCAAAGCTCTAGGACCAAACTCCATTCTTCCTTGAAACCAACCAATTACATTTCCTTCTGCTAAAAGAGAAGCTGTTTTTCTAGCTAAATCATCAAAATTAGCATACTTTTCTGAAACAGCATTGTATTTTTTGCCCATCTTCTGAATATCTAATTCTGAATATTGAGGTCCTAAATAACTACCCTGCATTTGGTCTAAAGTATCAGTAATCTCTCTTTCTTGTCCGAAATAAATATGATAAGCTGCTTGTGCGGCTCCCAAAGCACCACCAGCATCACCTGCTGCTGGCTGAATAAAAATATTCTCAAAAATATTCTCTTTTTCTAGTTTTCCATTTGCGACACAATTTAGAGCAACACCACCAGCCATACAAAGATTTTTTGAACCTGTCAGGCGTTTTGCTTCATGTGCCATCAAAATAACTACTTCTTCTGTCACTTGCTGAATAGCCAAAGCCAAATCACAATGCACTTGATCGATTGGAGTTTCTGACTTTCTTGTGGGCACACCAAAAAGCTGTTCCCATTTTTTTTCTTGAATCATGCGTAATCCTGTCGCATAATTGAAATACGATTGGTCTAACCAAATAGAACCATCAGGATAAACATGACAAAGAGTTTCTTTTATTTTTCTTACAAATTCTTTGGTTTGGTCTGCTTCTGGATTTCCATAAGGAGCAAGTCCCATCAATTTATATTCTCCTGAATTGACTTTAAAACCTGTATAATAGGTAAAAGCAGAATACAAAAGACCTAAAGAATGAGGAAATTGTAGTTCTTTTAGAATTGTAATATCTTTTCCTTTTCCATGACAAATAGAAACAGTTGCCCATTCTCCAACACCGTCAATTGTAAGAATGGCTGCATCTTCATAATTTGAAGGATAGAAAGCACTTGCAGCATGTGATAAGTGATGTTCGGGAAAGAGAAGTTTAAAACTTTTTTTGTCGTAGTCTTCTATTTCTTTTAGCTCTTGATAAATCATGCGTTTCAAAAACATTTTTTCTTTTAGCCAAACAGGAATTGCCGTCAAAAAAGAAAGTAAGCCTTTTGGAGAAAAAGCATAATAGGTTTCTAAAAGGCGTTCAAATTTGAGAAGAGGTTTGTCATAAAAAACAATCGCATCTAGTTTATCAAGTGTAAGTCCAGATTCTTCCAAACAGTATTTTATAGCCTGTGTAGGAAAATTTGGATCATGTTTTATTCGTGTAAAACGTTCTTCTTGAGCTGCTGCAATTATTTTTCCGTCTTGGAGAAGTGCTGCTGCCGAATCGTGATAAAATGCTGAAATGCCGAGAATATTCATTTGCTAATAGTAATGTAGAAATGTATGAACTGCAAAATTAGGATTTATTATTAGAACTACATACTTTTGAATAGAGTTTTTACTACAAAAACAAATTTCTACTGAAAAAACTAAATCTATAAAATGTTTAAAAAATTAAACCCTAGCCTTTCCTTTTTACTTATTGCAGTGCTTCTTTGGCTCTTACAATACGGATTTGATATAGCTATAGGAGATGGTGACGGGAAAATCATATTTTGGGGTACTTATGTTTTTGTAGGTTTCATGCAAGTATTTTTGATTCTCTCAGCATTGCTTTGGTTACCCGAAGTAATACGAAGGCTGAAAGGAAATTTTGCTTCTACTTCTAAAGATTTTTTGAAACGAAATGCAGGAAGTGTATTTATTTGTTTTATTCTATTTTTTGTAATTCTGATAGACTTTTTTGGGTTTGCATTCTTTAATGAAAAAGAAGTAGAAAGAATCTATAAAGCGAGTCATTACAGAACACCACACCCTTGCTTTCATCACGGACTTGTACAAAATATGGCAGTAGAAGGAGTTTGGGGAGATATTAAATATCCTCTTTACACAAATTCTTTTGCCTTTAAAGACTCTTCTGTTTTTGAAGCAAAACAGAATTTGGATAAAAAACAAGTTGTCTTTATTGGAGATTCTTTTACAGAAGGAGTAGGAGTAATTTATCAAAATACTTTTTTTGGACGAATGAGACAAGAGTTTTCAACCAATAATCAAATAGAACTTTGGAATGCTGGCTGTGTTTCTTATTCTCCTCTTGTTTATTACAACAAAATAAAATATTATACCGAAGTAGAAAACTTTAAGATTGATTATTTATGGGTTTTCATAGATGGCTCAGATATTCAAGATGAAATAAATTATAAAGACTTTGAACCTAATTGCAATGAAAAATTTGTCCCTAAAGCAGGAACAATAGAGTATTACCGTTATAATAAAAAAGATGACAATTCTCTTTTGGATATTTATA
This is a stretch of genomic DNA from Bernardetia sp. MNP-M8. It encodes these proteins:
- a CDS encoding carbamoyltransferase, with translation MNILGISAFYHDSAAALLQDGKIIAAAQEERFTRIKHDPNFPTQAIKYCLEESGLTLDKLDAIVFYDKPLLKFERLLETYYAFSPKGLLSFLTAIPVWLKEKMFLKRMIYQELKEIEDYDKKSFKLLFPEHHLSHAASAFYPSNYEDAAILTIDGVGEWATVSICHGKGKDITILKELQFPHSLGLLYSAFTYYTGFKVNSGEYKLMGLAPYGNPEADQTKEFVRKIKETLCHVYPDGSIWLDQSYFNYATGLRMIQEKKWEQLFGVPTRKSETPIDQVHCDLALAIQQVTEEVVILMAHEAKRLTGSKNLCMAGGVALNCVANGKLEKENIFENIFIQPAAGDAGGALGAAQAAYHIYFGQEREITDTLDQMQGSYLGPQYSELDIQKMGKKYNAVSEKYANFDDLARKTASLLAEGNVIGWFQGRMEFGPRALGGRSILGDARNPEMQKKLNLKIKYREGFRPFAPSVLAEKVEEYFEQTTPSPYMLLVQPVKESRQNKFPDNYNSLPLMEKLYFLRSDLPSITHIDYSARIQTVHKETNPRYWKLISAFEEQTGYALVVNTSFNVRGEPIVCTPEDAYKCLMRTEMDYLVIGDFIFDKKLQPEWAEKDDWRTEFALD